A single region of the Selenomonas sp. oral taxon 920 genome encodes:
- the nirJ2 gene encoding putative heme d1 biosynthesis radical SAM protein NirJ2 translates to MEAAHGAQGPMGAHPHVAGHTAGAGHPHAHMGGHPGGHPHGMPKSHPQGVAGGGVKIISWNTTNACNMYCAHCYRDAGCRADEELSTEEGKKLLREIAKAGFRIMIFSGGEPLTRPDILELVSYARGLGLIPVFGTNGTLIDLPMAKALKEAGACGMGISLDSMDKTKHDTFRSFPGGWDGAVRGMMNCREAGLPFQIHTTVMDWNAHELEAMTDFAVEIGAKAHHFFFLVPTGRAETIEEESLRAEAYEDVLSRIMRKQETVDIELKPTCAPQFLRIADQLGVDTRFTRGCLAGLTYCIISPRGKVQPCAYLNRELGDVRETPFDEIWAKNEVFQELRTLDYGGGCGSCSYKKSCGGCRARAAYYHGGDFMAEEPWCLYHGRRGEA, encoded by the coding sequence ATGGAGGCGGCGCACGGCGCACAGGGCCCGATGGGGGCGCATCCGCACGTGGCGGGACACACTGCGGGTGCAGGGCATCCCCACGCGCATATGGGCGGGCATCCAGGCGGACATCCGCACGGCATGCCGAAGAGCCATCCGCAGGGCGTTGCGGGCGGCGGGGTGAAGATCATCTCGTGGAACACGACGAACGCATGCAATATGTACTGTGCCCACTGCTACCGCGACGCGGGCTGCCGCGCGGATGAGGAACTCTCGACGGAGGAGGGCAAGAAGCTCCTGCGCGAGATCGCGAAGGCGGGCTTCCGCATCATGATTTTCTCGGGCGGCGAGCCGCTGACGCGCCCCGATATCCTCGAGCTTGTTTCCTACGCGCGCGGGCTCGGGCTGATCCCCGTGTTCGGCACGAACGGGACGCTGATCGACCTGCCGATGGCAAAGGCACTGAAGGAAGCGGGCGCATGCGGGATGGGCATCTCGCTCGACTCGATGGATAAGACGAAGCATGATACGTTCCGCTCGTTCCCCGGCGGCTGGGACGGCGCGGTGCGCGGCATGATGAACTGCCGTGAGGCGGGGCTGCCGTTCCAGATCCATACGACGGTGATGGATTGGAACGCGCACGAGCTTGAGGCGATGACGGACTTCGCTGTGGAGATCGGCGCGAAGGCGCATCATTTCTTCTTCCTCGTGCCGACGGGACGCGCGGAGACGATCGAGGAGGAGTCGCTGCGCGCGGAGGCGTATGAGGATGTGCTCTCGCGCATTATGAGGAAGCAGGAGACGGTGGACATCGAGCTGAAGCCGACCTGTGCGCCGCAGTTCCTGCGCATCGCCGATCAGCTCGGCGTGGATACGCGCTTTACGCGCGGGTGTCTGGCGGGGCTGACGTACTGCATCATCAGTCCGCGCGGCAAGGTGCAGCCGTGTGCGTACCTCAACCGTGAGCTGGGGGATGTGCGCGAGACGCCGTTTGATGAGATCTGGGCGAAGAATGAGGTGTTCCAGGAGCTGCGCACACTCGACTACGGCGGTGGGTGCGGCTCGTGCAGCTACAAGAAGTCCTGCGGCGGCTGCCGTGCGCGTGCGGCGTACTACCATGGCGGCGACTTCATGGCGGAGGAGCCGTGGTGTCTGTACCACGGACGACGCGGCGAGGCATAA
- a CDS encoding heavy metal translocating P-type ATPase — translation MTKKQKRMLMRIGGAAALFISGMVLEDITVGVVLLLAAYALISWDILWRAAANIRQRRVFDENFLIAVATLGAIALGDYSEGVAVMLLYQIGEGFQGYAVQRSRRSISSLMDIRPDTACVLRDGAEEEVFPDEVEVGETIIVRPGERVPLDGIITKGEGHLDTSALTGESMPRVVRANDEIISGCINQSGVLEVRVTTPYEESTVERILSLVEEATDKKATTEAFITRFARWYTPAVVIGAVLLALVPPLVTGDPFGMWIYRALTFLVISCPCALVISVPLSFFAGIGGASRVGILIKGGNYLEALAKADTVVFDKTGTLTKGSFHVASVIPAEGFAEEDVLFYAANAERYSTHPIGRSILRAFTGGGGTTEDTDVHAMEENAGRGISAHINGHFILFGTHDFLTAKKTINIPPVPHTGAVYLSIDGCFAGVVHVADEIKEDAAEAVRALKERGIRETVMLTGDSRPIGMSVGKSLGIDTIHAELLPQDKVAQVETRIAAQQNGKTLAYVGDGINDAPVLARADVGIAMGALGSDAAIEAADVVLMTDEPRKIATAIDIARKTMRIAWQNIIFAIGIKGIVLVLGALGYAGLWAAIFADVGVTVLAILNAMRALHVKEY, via the coding sequence ATGACGAAGAAACAGAAGCGCATGCTCATGCGCATCGGAGGAGCGGCAGCACTCTTCATATCGGGAATGGTCCTCGAAGACATTACCGTCGGTGTCGTACTCCTCCTCGCAGCCTACGCTCTCATCAGCTGGGACATCCTCTGGCGTGCGGCGGCAAATATTCGCCAGAGACGCGTCTTTGACGAGAACTTCCTCATAGCAGTCGCCACCCTCGGTGCGATCGCCCTCGGCGACTACTCCGAGGGCGTTGCCGTCATGCTGCTTTACCAGATCGGCGAGGGGTTCCAGGGCTATGCCGTTCAGCGTTCGCGCCGCTCCATCTCCTCCCTCATGGACATTCGTCCCGACACGGCGTGTGTTCTGCGCGACGGTGCGGAGGAGGAGGTATTCCCCGACGAGGTCGAGGTCGGCGAGACGATCATCGTCCGCCCGGGCGAGCGTGTCCCGCTTGACGGCATCATCACGAAGGGAGAGGGACACCTCGACACCTCCGCTCTGACAGGCGAATCCATGCCGCGTGTGGTGCGTGCAAACGACGAGATCATCAGCGGCTGCATCAACCAGTCGGGTGTCCTTGAGGTGCGCGTCACAACCCCGTACGAGGAATCGACCGTCGAGCGCATCCTGTCGCTCGTGGAGGAGGCGACGGACAAGAAGGCGACTACCGAGGCATTCATCACGCGCTTTGCCCGCTGGTACACCCCCGCCGTCGTCATCGGTGCGGTACTCCTCGCACTGGTCCCGCCGCTCGTCACGGGCGATCCGTTTGGCATGTGGATCTACCGTGCACTCACCTTCCTCGTCATCTCCTGCCCGTGCGCTCTCGTCATCTCCGTGCCGCTCTCCTTCTTTGCAGGGATTGGCGGCGCGAGCCGTGTCGGCATCCTTATCAAGGGCGGCAACTACCTGGAGGCACTGGCAAAGGCGGACACCGTTGTATTTGACAAGACCGGTACGCTCACGAAGGGCAGCTTCCACGTCGCGAGCGTCATTCCCGCCGAGGGGTTCGCTGAGGAGGACGTGCTCTTCTACGCGGCAAACGCCGAACGCTACTCCACCCATCCCATCGGGCGCTCCATCCTGCGCGCCTTCACGGGCGGTGGCGGTACGACCGAGGATACGGACGTGCATGCGATGGAGGAAAACGCAGGACGCGGCATCTCCGCGCACATCAATGGACATTTCATCCTGTTTGGCACGCATGACTTCCTCACAGCAAAGAAAACGATAAACATCCCACCTGTCCCGCACACGGGTGCGGTCTATCTCTCCATTGACGGGTGCTTCGCAGGAGTGGTGCATGTCGCGGACGAGATCAAGGAGGACGCGGCGGAGGCAGTCCGTGCCCTAAAGGAGCGCGGCATCCGCGAGACGGTCATGCTCACGGGCGACTCGCGCCCAATCGGCATGAGCGTTGGAAAGAGCCTCGGCATTGATACCATCCATGCCGAGCTTCTCCCGCAGGACAAGGTCGCACAGGTCGAGACACGTATTGCTGCACAGCAGAATGGCAAGACCCTCGCCTACGTCGGCGACGGCATCAACGACGCGCCTGTTCTCGCACGCGCCGATGTCGGCATCGCCATGGGCGCACTTGGCTCGGATGCGGCAATCGAGGCAGCGGATGTCGTTCTCATGACCGACGAGCCGCGAAAGATCGCGACGGCCATTGACATCGCACGCAAGACCATGCGCATCGCGTGGCAGAACATCATCTTTGCCATCGGCATCAAGGGCATCGTCCTCGTCCTCGGCGCACTTGGCTACGCAGGACTCTGGGCGGCGATCTTCGCCGATGTCGGTGTCACCGTGCTCGCCATCCTCAACGCCATGCGCGCACTGCATGTAAAGGAATATTGA